One window of Leifsonia sp. AK011 genomic DNA carries:
- the hpf gene encoding ribosome hibernation-promoting factor, HPF/YfiA family encodes MEITITGRNLGVTDRFREYATEKAEKVEHLADKAIAFEVKVTRHHETRGSSGDDRVELTLIGPGPLVRAEAEGSDKYVALDLAMAKLIERIRQSKDRRKVHRGKHRPVSLREASADGFSVVDITPVTPDVLAAVATGEIPVQNDEETEPEYSPVVIRQKVFPTSLMTVSDAVDHMELVGHDFFLFIDAETDRPSVVYRRKGWDYGVISLEETVEEPRKLAGRR; translated from the coding sequence ATGGAAATCACCATCACCGGACGAAACCTGGGAGTCACGGACCGCTTCCGCGAGTACGCGACGGAGAAGGCGGAGAAGGTGGAACACCTCGCCGACAAGGCGATCGCGTTCGAGGTCAAGGTGACCCGCCACCATGAGACCCGAGGGTCATCCGGGGATGATCGCGTCGAGCTCACCCTCATCGGTCCGGGACCGCTCGTGCGTGCCGAGGCGGAGGGCTCAGACAAGTACGTCGCCCTCGATCTCGCCATGGCCAAGCTCATCGAGCGCATCCGGCAGTCGAAGGACCGCCGCAAGGTGCACCGCGGCAAGCATCGTCCGGTGTCGCTGCGTGAGGCATCCGCCGACGGGTTCAGTGTCGTGGACATCACGCCCGTCACACCCGACGTGCTCGCTGCTGTCGCCACGGGTGAGATCCCGGTGCAGAACGACGAGGAGACGGAGCCGGAGTACTCGCCCGTCGTCATTCGTCAGAAGGTGTTCCCCACGAGTCTGATGACGGTGTCGGATGCCGTGGACCACATGGAACTCGTGGGCCACGACTTCTTCCTCTTCATTGACGCCGAGACGGACCGCCCGAGTGTGGTCTACCGCCGCAAGGGCTGGGATTACGGAGTCATCTCACTCGAGGAAACGGTCGAGGAGCCGCGCAAGCTCGCCGGACGTCGCTAG
- a CDS encoding ComF family protein — translation MIRDAFRDARALLFPVECAGCGVPDRALCDECRLALRPAVTPRNVAGVLAHTALRYEGEVRRLILALKEEGRTDMARPLAIPFAAAIDAAIAASPSAILVRVPRGRSSYRTRGYDPLHLLLRMSRAGRAPGLAVARRTRAQKSLGVEERLGNTAGSMSARWDFEGREVVLVDDVITTGATLAEAARAVSEARGRVVGAASLAFTPRLQGIRDIRLGEDYGGA, via the coding sequence ATGATTCGCGATGCCTTCCGCGACGCACGGGCGCTCCTGTTCCCCGTCGAGTGCGCGGGGTGCGGGGTGCCCGACCGCGCACTCTGCGACGAGTGCCGTCTGGCGCTGCGCCCCGCTGTCACCCCGCGGAACGTGGCGGGGGTGCTCGCCCACACCGCGCTGAGGTACGAGGGGGAGGTGAGGCGCCTGATCCTCGCGCTCAAGGAGGAGGGCCGCACCGACATGGCCCGTCCGCTCGCGATCCCCTTCGCTGCGGCGATCGACGCCGCGATCGCCGCGAGCCCGTCGGCGATCCTGGTGAGAGTGCCCCGGGGCCGCAGCTCGTACCGTACGCGCGGCTACGACCCCCTCCACCTGTTGCTCAGGATGTCGCGTGCCGGTCGCGCACCCGGGCTTGCCGTCGCGCGCAGAACCCGCGCGCAGAAGTCCCTCGGCGTCGAGGAACGGCTCGGCAACACCGCAGGGTCAATGTCCGCGAGGTGGGATTTCGAGGGCCGCGAGGTGGTTCTCGTGGACGATGTCATTACCACCGGAGCCACCCTCGCGGAGGCCGCACGCGCCGTCTCGGAGGCGCGCGGAAGGGTCGTTGGGGCCGCGTCACTCGCGTTCACTCCGAGGTTGCAGGGAATCCGTGACATCCGTCTGGGCGAGGACTACGGTGGGGCCTAA